In one Novipirellula artificiosorum genomic region, the following are encoded:
- a CDS encoding TIGR04282 family arsenosugar biosynthesis glycosyltransferase, translating into MQNAEPLREFTQTPPSTDDAQWPNTTLVMMTKYPTPGRVKTRLGCEIGMERAAELHELFTRHLSDQLASAGDQRVIALTPDSYLARFEGDLDNLDWQLTGQGGGDLGDRMARLFQTYLNEHRGPVRVVLTGTDCPLLTDREIADAAEKLLDNDIVVGPAIDGGYYLIGIRSPWKDAYAALFSEIPWGTRDVFTTTKQRVSAAELSLAVLPLKADIDTTEDLGRFCAHLEASRHSSPLLAELCDHVNAILGVGESETRETHP; encoded by the coding sequence ATGCAAAACGCTGAGCCGTTGAGGGAATTCACCCAAACGCCGCCGTCAACGGACGATGCGCAGTGGCCGAACACCACGCTCGTCATGATGACAAAGTACCCGACACCAGGCCGAGTGAAGACGCGATTGGGTTGCGAGATCGGCATGGAACGTGCCGCCGAGCTACACGAGTTGTTCACCCGGCATTTGTCGGATCAGCTTGCCAGCGCCGGTGATCAGCGGGTCATCGCGCTGACGCCGGACTCTTACCTGGCCCGATTTGAGGGCGACCTCGACAACCTCGATTGGCAGCTAACCGGCCAAGGGGGTGGAGATCTTGGCGACCGAATGGCCCGGTTATTCCAGACCTATCTAAATGAACACCGAGGTCCAGTCCGCGTCGTGCTGACGGGAACCGATTGCCCGCTGCTCACCGACCGTGAAATCGCGGATGCTGCGGAAAAGCTTCTCGACAACGACATCGTCGTGGGGCCCGCGATCGATGGAGGCTACTATCTGATTGGAATTCGATCGCCATGGAAAGACGCCTATGCAGCCTTGTTCTCTGAAATCCCCTGGGGCACACGCGATGTTTTCACCACCACCAAACAACGCGTCTCCGCCGCTGAGCTGTCCTTGGCGGTGCTACCGCTAAAAGCCGATATCGACACAACGGAGGACCTGGGCCGGTTTTGTGCGCACCTCGAGGCTTCTCGTCATAGCTCGCCGTTACTCGCGGAACTTTGCGACCACGTCAACGCGATCCTCGGAGTCGGCGAAAGCGAAACAAGGGAAACCCATCCGTGA
- the thiO gene encoding glycine oxidase ThiO, translated as MRTSVTIVGGGVIGLSLAWELSQRGVEVHLFERHRIGDSTSRVAAGILPPANLARASDPIDQLRGLSHSLFPEWSNRLLEQTGIDMGLRRCGGHYLGVSRGERAVMEGMVAYWNEQEIECEQISIDRLRSGEPEISLLVAQKEGVAAWWVPDEYQVRPPEYLRALHAACLRAGVKITENAPVSEIQSDPASASVCLSEHHVVGSDAVVVCGGSWAGTLLESYQLSRSVIPVRGQILVLKTPRPLVQSVINVGNRYVLCRDDGHTIIGSCEEETGFDCRTTDVMIDALRDFAVELVPKLDHAQTVGSSAGLRPLTFDGFPMIGRIPNTPNLYLAAGHYRSGIHLSPGTAVCMADLITGKVPAVDLGPFQVGNQQSTSS; from the coding sequence ATGCGAACCTCGGTAACCATCGTCGGTGGCGGCGTGATCGGGTTAAGCTTGGCCTGGGAATTGTCCCAACGCGGCGTCGAAGTCCATCTTTTCGAGCGCCACCGGATTGGCGATTCAACGTCTCGTGTCGCCGCCGGCATTCTGCCGCCCGCCAATCTTGCTCGGGCGAGCGATCCCATCGATCAGCTGCGAGGACTCAGCCACTCGTTGTTTCCTGAATGGTCGAACCGATTGCTCGAGCAAACCGGCATCGACATGGGACTGCGGCGATGCGGTGGACATTACCTCGGTGTTTCGCGAGGCGAACGAGCCGTCATGGAGGGCATGGTTGCGTATTGGAATGAACAAGAAATCGAATGCGAACAGATTTCAATTGACCGACTGCGCAGCGGGGAACCGGAAATCAGCCTCCTCGTGGCTCAGAAAGAAGGCGTCGCAGCTTGGTGGGTTCCCGACGAGTATCAAGTTCGGCCTCCCGAGTACCTCCGCGCCTTGCACGCGGCTTGTTTGCGTGCCGGCGTCAAAATCACGGAGAATGCCCCTGTTTCCGAGATCCAGTCCGACCCTGCGTCAGCGTCGGTCTGCCTTTCGGAGCACCACGTGGTTGGATCCGATGCTGTGGTCGTATGTGGTGGATCTTGGGCTGGGACCCTCCTCGAATCTTATCAACTCAGCCGTAGTGTGATCCCCGTTCGTGGTCAGATTTTGGTGCTCAAGACTCCGCGTCCCCTTGTCCAATCCGTCATCAACGTCGGTAATCGATACGTCCTTTGTCGCGACGACGGTCATACGATCATCGGGTCTTGCGAAGAAGAAACCGGATTTGATTGCCGAACCACCGACGTCATGATTGACGCTCTACGCGACTTTGCCGTTGAACTTGTGCCAAAACTGGATCATGCCCAAACGGTTGGGTCGTCCGCTGGACTTCGACCGCTCACGTTCGATGGCTTTCCGATGATCGGCCGCATCCCCAATACGCCTAACCTCTATTTGGCTGCGGGCCATTATCGCAGCGGTATCCATTTGTCCCCCGGGACCGCCGTTTGCATGGCCGATTTGATCACCGGAAAAGTCCCTGCGGTGGACTTAGGACCGTTTCAAGTTGGCAATCAACAATCAACTTCCTCGTAA